The genomic stretch TTCAAATGTTGATATGGCTTTATATTTTAAACCACTATCATATTTTGCAATATATTGTCCATTGCCAAAATTATTAACTATTGCCTTCCCATCTGGATCAAAATTTGCAGAAGAATGTATATAGCCAAGAGTATAGATATTTCCGTTATAATCAGATTCAATAATACTTGGAGTCGGACTGCTTAATGAAAATGATTTTGCCCAAATAATGTTGTTTAATGAATCGAGCGCAGCAATGAAATCGTGTTCTTTTGGGTAAACAACACCATAAGTACCAGCATTTCGTTGTTTACAATCACTAAGGTGTCATTTTTGCCATAAAAAGCTAACTTACCATAAAATTTGCCACAAACAATATTTGTACCATTCTGTATATTCTTTATAAATCCGCCATTAACAAAACCGAACAAAGAATGGGCACTATGATTAGTAAGTAAAATATTACCATTTTTATCATACTTATTCAATATTAAGTCATATTGAGAAAAGTCTGTGTAGAACAATGGACCTTTAAATTTACTTATTGCATAAATATTTCCATTAATATCCATCTCAGGTTTGCCGACAATCGGTTTAGCCCAAAGTAAATTTAAATGATTATCAAACTTTGAAAGAGTATCTTTGGAATAAGTAAATACATATTTTCTAAATCAATTATTAATTTTACATCAGTATGATGAAATAAATTATATGGAGTTGGTGAATAAGAGGGGATTATACGCGCTTAATTAACGCTCCTAAACTATTATATTTTGCTATATAAATTTTGAAACGGAACAATCTAAATTAAAGTGTTGTTGGATCTAAATCATAATACCAATGCCACAGTTAAGAACTCCCAAGGTTCCCTTTTAAATTAAATTTTCCCCTTTTTTGGGAAAAAACGGGATTGGCTGGTTAAAATTGCGGATTCGGGGGCCCCCCCCCCAAAAAATATCCCCCTTTTTCCCTCTGAAAATCACCCGCAAAACCTGAGGGGTCCCCCCCCCCCAATTATACCCCCGCCCGCGGCGCCGGGGGGAGGGGGAAAAAAAAAAACAAAAAAAATTTTAAAAAACGCATTTTTCCCAAAAAAATAAAAAAAATTTAAAAGGAGAGGCGAGGGACAAAATTTGTTAGTTGGTGTCGGCATGAAGACCGGGGGGGGGGGGGGGGGAGGGGGGATTAAAAATTTTTTTTTTTTTCCCCCCCCACCCACCCTCTTTGTATTTGTATTTTTAATAATCATAATTCCAAATTAAAATTGGAAAAGGGGGGCGCCCGGGGGGGGGAAGGAAACAGCAAGACCCCGGTGGTTGTTTTTGTGTGCTGGCCAAAGGAACAGCGCAGGCCCGGCCGGGTCTTCGGGCCTAAAGGGAAACCTTTCCCTAAGAAGAGTCCTCTTTTTCAATTGATTCATTATTACAAAAGTCTACACAAACGGCTACCGTTTTCTTGACTATGCCCAATTAATAACAGTGCCCCTTTGTAAAACTTTAAGCTTTGTCAAAAGCCAGACAATAACAACTTTATAGCCAATTGAATATCCTGATTATCTTTATCATTCTTAAAAACAAACATCTTGCGAAAGGTCATTTTCTATCTGATCGACGGTGCCCGTCCGGATATCATGAAAATCCTAATTGATCAGGGTAAACTGCCTGCTATCAAAGAATTTTTTTACGATGTTTGTGGGATGTGTTTGGCAACGACCTGTTTGCCTTCAACCACTGGTCCGGCCTACTTGCCATTCTTAACGGGCCAGCATCCGGCAGCTCATCACATCACAGGTATCCGTTGGTTTGATAAGCAGGCCTATTTTGAAAAAAGCAGATGGTCGAGAAATGCCATGCGTTCTTATTGTGGATACGAGGCAAAATACTTTAATGATGATATGAATCCTGAATATCCCTCGCTGTTTGAAGAAGTCAGCAATGGATTCAATATCTACAACATGATCACTAAAGGCGTCGATCCAAAATTTGATGTGACGAGAAAAGAAAAAACGGGATTGTATTTTAGGGCACATTTTTATCACGAGCATCATCCTGTGGATCTATTGGGAAGCCGCAAACTTTTGGAAAGTCTGGATCAGGAGTTCGATTTTATTTTTGCAGTATTTCCCAGCGTGGACTGGGATTCACATACCTATCACTATGCAGATGAACGCACTATTAGGGCTTATGAAATAGCCGATCAAAGCATTTCAGAAGTCGTTAATCGCTTGAAAGAAAAGGGAATCTATGAAGATACTTTAATGATACTTGCATCCGATCATGGCTTGAGCTCAACACATACGCATTTTGATCTCGGAAGTTTTTTTAAAAATCAGGGATATCGGGTTCTGGAATATCCGGCGATTGCCACCCTTTATCCAAATGTAGCGGTTTTTATTTCAGGAAATTCCTTTGCGAGTATTCATTTTTTAGATCAAAAGGAGATTTACTGGAAAGATCAATTGTTGCGCAATCATGGCTCCGTTATAGAAAGACTGCTGGCGAATGATGCAATAGATTTTATTATTTACAGAAATAACGAACGTTCGTTAGTGGTTCATAATAAATTTGGATATGCCTTGGTGGAAGCCAATCCCGATGGTTCATTTTTCTATCAACAGGAAACGTTTGATGTTCTGGGCCTCGGCAATTCACCATTGACCTTGAGCAGGGAAAATTCTTTAGAAACTACCATACAGACGAATTATCCGGATAGCTTGTTTCAAATTTCACAGATCATGAATAGTCATCGTGCCGGCGATTTTATCGTGAGTGCAAAACCAGGCTATGACCTGCGGGATTATTGGGAAATTCCCGAGCATAAAGGTTCGCACGGATCCTTACATAAAGAACACATGTTGGTTCCTGTATTTGCGAATAAAGAAGGGATCTTGCCACAATATTGTAGGACGAGTGATTTGCACCCGACCATTAAGAACTGGCTCGGGATTAAAGGAATGATAAATGACTAAGGAAAATTCAAATAAAATTGACGAAGGCAATACGCCGAAGAATTGGAATAAGCTTAATGTTGACACAACATTAATTCGGCGGGGCGTTCTGATTTTTATATTCATTTCGGTCATTTCTTTTGCTGCTTTATTTTTTTATACCAATACTGGAAAAATTGTTGAAGTTTGGTCTGAAGTCAATTGGTATTACCTGGCACTTGGCTGTGTTTTTATTTTCAATGATCTGTATTTAGGCGGCTTGCGAAACCATATTTTTATCCGGGAATTCGTACCGGGTATTTCCATAATAGCCAGTGTTAAAGCCAATCTCGCAAATATTTTTTTAGGGGCTGCAACTCCAACCCAGACCGGTGGTGGAGCAGCACAAATTTATATTTTTCATAAATACGGGGTTTCACTGGCGGATAATATTTCAAATAGTTTGTTTAACTGGATTTCCACTCTGATTTTTTTTCCACTTTCAGGAGCCTTGGCCATCTACATCCTGGAAGATACGATACCTGATGGTTTGGTCCTGCAACTCACCCACTTTGGATTTCGGGTCTTTGCGACATTATTTATTGTGGTTCTCATCGGACTATTGGCTCCAAATTTTCTGGGCTCATTTATTTCGTTCATTGGAAGAAGTTTGAAATATGTTTTTAGAAACACAGGACACAAGATTTCTTTGTGGGGAATGAAAGCGGCCACAACCTTAAAGGATTATCAAAATAGATATCGCATTTTTTTTAGGCAAAAACCTCATTTGTTCTTGTACAGTTTTTTACTAACCATTATCCTTTATTTTAATAAATACGCTTTGGCATATATACTTTTATTGGCCTTTGAAGTTCAGGCAGATTTTTGGACTGTTATTTCCATTCAAGCTGTATTGTATCTGCTCTTGTATTTTAGTCCGAGCCCGGGCGGCAGTGGAATTGCTGAGATCAGTATTGGGGTTTTAATGGCCAGTATTTTACATGAAGAGTATTTGGCTTCGTTTGCATTGCTTTACAGAAGTTTTCTTGTATTTGTTCCGGCAATGATGGGGGCCTATGTATTGCTGCATCAATTGAAGCAGGAGGCAACTGCTTAAGTAACAAATGTAAAATCCAAAGGGCATCGTTAAGCTTCAAGATAAAGCTGTTAAGATTTGGGATAATTTTATAAATTTGTGACCCCTCACTAAAAGAGTTCAGATATGAAATTAAGTTTACAATTATTTTTAATTGCCATTTCATTGCTAAGTTTTAACGCGCAATCCCAAGACACCATCACTGTGCAAACAATTACATGGGATTCTGCCGGTCGCGAAGGCTGGTACACATTTCCGGATTTACAGACTTCGGAGATTGAAAGGATTAATCTGATCTATAACATTCGCTGTAAAAATGCACAAGTAGGTAATGGTGGCGTTGGCTGCGGCGAGTGGGATTATAGCTGCAATACATTTGTTACAGATACTTTTCGAAAGGATTCCGTTTTGCAGATACAGCGCAAATTTGTAATACCTAATTTTACAGGTTCGGAATTTTATTATTCGAACAATCCAACCAGCAACTGTATTTCCTATTTTCAGAAAAGGGGAATTTATAGTGGCTTATCTAATGAGATCAATGGCACCATTGGTACTCTTGACCAGAACTTGAAATTAAAAAGCGAAACAGGAAAATTTTATTTTCTATTTACAGCTGCTGAACTAAGTAATGCAAATTTGAAAGCAGGTAAAATTCATGGCTTAAGATGGAATATTGTAAAATCGCCGGGTGAATTGTCATTTTTGAAAATTAAAATGAAGAATACCCGGGCAACTTCAATACAGTCAACAGGTTTTGATTTAGATAATTTGACGGAAGTCTATTTTTTAAACACGCCTGTACCGGCAAATGGATTGCAAACACTGATGTTTTACAATAGTTTTAACTGGGATGGAACATCTCAAATACTGGTGGAAATGAGTTATAATGCAAATCCAACAGCAGGTGAAATTGAACTCGGTTCACAAACCATTCAAAATGTTTCTGTGGGAGCAAATGAAAAATCATACAGTCTCTATCAATTTGGAGCTGCGGGATTTGAATTAGAACCTCAGAAATTAAAACAGATTTCAAATGAAGTTTCCATTGGTTTTTGGGCTTATGGTGATCCGGATATCATGCCTGTCAATTCTTCTATATTGGAGGCTTCTGATGCGCAGAATAACAGACAACTTAATGTTCACCTACCCTGGAGCAATGGCTCAGTGTATTGGGATTGCGGGAATGATGGCACTGGTTACGACCGCATTGAAAAAGCAGCACAAGCAAAAGATTATGAGGGGCAATGGACGCATTGGGCCTTTACTAAAAATGTGGGTACTGGTGTGATGCAAATTTATAAAAATGGAATTCTTTGGCATTCTGGTAGCGGAAAAAGAAAAGCTATCACAGTGGATAAAATGAAACTGGCGTCTGACATCAACAATCAACTATCCTACTTCGGAAGAATTTCACATTTTGCGATCTGGAATAAGGAATTGGATTCCCTTACCATTAGAAATTTTATGTTCGATCCGGGTAATAATGCACATCCTGCTTACAATTCTTTACTTTATTATTTACCGCTCAACGATGGCGATCAAAATAAGTTAAATGATTTGTCACCAAATCCGGCAACTATTCCGGTTGCTACTGAATTAAACTGGTATGAAGAGAAAGGTCGAAATATAGTAAGTGGATTTCAGAATTTACAAGCCAGGCCTGTTACTACTTTTATTCAAGGAACCATAAATACCTTCAACTTGGAAACGATTTCTGCCTTGGAAGAATTTAGTACTGTAAAAACTCCGGTTACCGAATACGAAATTCTGAATGGCAAACCTGTTGTAAAAAACAAATTCCTTGTTTATCCTGCCGGCGATTTTATCATCAAAGACGAAAACGGAACTCCTGTTGATTTTAAAGTTGTTCCTGAAGATGGAATTTTTGTGATGGAGGATCTAAAATATCAGCGTTACGATCCGGCAAAATTCGAAATACTTTCTCTGGTAACTCCATATGGCAATGGATTGGATCTTACCAAAGACGGAAAAACGTTTGTATTTGATATTACCGATTATGCGCCGGTATTGCGGGGATCAAAAAAGATCAGCGTAGAATTTGGTGCATGGCAGGAAGAAATGGATCTTAAGTTTCAATTTATAAAGGGGAAACCGGCACGCGAAGTAAAAGAAATTCAAAATATATATGCTTTCCAGCGAGGATATATTGGCAACATCCTCAACAATGAAGTTTTTGAACCTCGTAATTTGAAATTACATCCGGATGCGAATTCTTATAAAATCAGAACAACAGTGACGGGTCACGAACAAAACGGGGAGTTTGTCAGCCGCAGTCATTTTGTGCGCGTTGATGGTAATAAATCTTTTAGGAAATTTGATTTTACAGTTTGGAAAGAATGTGCCGACAATCCCATATTTCCTCAGGGAGGTACATGGATCTTTGATCGTGCAGGTTGGTGTCCGGGTGCTGCATCTGATGTGCATCAGTTTGATATTACTTCATTGGGTGACCCCGGTAGTCCAGTGAGGATTGATTATGGATTGAATGGCGCCAATATGGATGCTGCAAATTATTTGGTCAGTTGTCAATTGGTAAGTTACGGCGCTGCAGCCTATGCAAAGGACGCCGGCATTGAAGCTGTCATTCGGCCGAATGTGGGTCGCGTGGAATTCGAAAGATTCAATCCGGCGTGCAGCAGACCTGCAATTCAAGTCAAAAATTTTGGTTCCGAAGATATTCGAAGTCTATTGATCAGGTACAATGTTTTAGGAGGAAGAACGCTGGAGTTTCTTTATCAGGGAGAGATCAAACCTCTTGAAATTAAAACGATCGATCTTCCGGTAGATCATTTTGATTTTTGGACCAACGCAACTACTACTTTATTTGAGGTAGAAATATTGAAAGTAAATGATATAAATGATGAAAATTCTAGAAATAATAAAATGTCCAGCAATTTTAAATTGGTACGCATTTTTGATTTTGATCCCATTTTTGAAATAAGGACCAATAATATTGCCGGTGATAATAGTTATCGCATCAAAGACATGAATGGAAATATACTGATTGAGAAGAAAAATTTACCTGCAGCTACAACTACACAGGAAAATTTGAATGTTCCTAACGGTTGTTATACCCTCGAAGTCGATGATCAGGCACAAGACGGATTGTCTTTTTGGTATTACCCCAACTATGGGAGCGGAAATTCAAGTATCAAACGCAGAGTGAATAACAACGTAATACCCATGGTCAGTTTTAAACCCGATTTTGGTGCCGGTTTCAAGTATGATTTTATTGTGAATAAAGTAACGGCAACTGATGACGAGTCGACTTCTTATGTCGTAAGTCTGTATCCCAATCCGGTCAACGATTTGGTGAATCTGGAAGTTTTGGGGGCAGAAGGCCAGGAAGCCATTATTTATTTATTGAATGCAGCAGGTCAAAAGGTTTTAATGCACAGCATTCCACAAGATGGGAACAGTGTTCAAAAACAATTTTCATTAGCGGGTTTGGCTAAAGGAATGTATTTTATGCATATTCAGTTGAATGATAAAATCTTAATAAGAAAACTGATCCTCGATTAATTATTCAATAAACCTATTGCAAACAAGTATATTGTTCATCAGAATATTGAAATGTAAATGGCTTTTTAAGAATCAGAAATTCACATTTGTTGAAAACAATCGTGTGTTTATTTATTTTTATCCGACCATTGATTGCGCAAATGGACGCCAACAAAAAATACCTTCTCGAGCAATCACTGCCCGATGTCTGTCGGGAAATTCTGCAATCATCAAATGTTTCCAATCAATATCAGATATCAGATCATCTCAATCCATTTTATTTGGAAGCAGATTTTAACGGCGATCAAAAAATAGATGCAGCCATTGTGGTTCAGGAAAAAACAAATCGCAAAATTGGAATCATGATCATCCACGGTGGCAGCAAATCGTATCACATTCTTGGTGCAGGGAAAGAATTGGGTAATGGTGGAGATGATTTTGCATGGATGGATATCTGGAAAGTGTATCGTCAAAAACAAATTGGGAAAAAATTAAAACCAATTGTCCTTTCAGGTGCAGGAATATGGATTGAAAAATCGGAATCGGCAAGTGCGATTGTGTACTGGGATGGAAAGGGATATCGATGGTACCAGGCTGGGGATTGAGGATTAGGCTTTTAGGCCTGTAGGCATTTAGGGGTTTAGGCATGTAGGAGGAAGGCATGTAGGCATATAGGGGTTTAGGCATGTAGGAAGAAGGTTGTGAGTGTGTATTTAGTGGAAGTAAGAAAAATTGTTTCTTTGACTCCTTAGCCTTGATCCCTGACCCTTGACTATTGCCCCAGTCTGTACGTCAAAACCAACAACCATGAAGTACTTTGGCGCATTCAATCAAAGTATAGAGTTATTGAATAAATGACTCAAATATCTTGAAGTATATTTTCGGTTAAATGTATTTTAAAACTGTAATATTGTATTTTGAATAAATTCAATATTATACTATGAGAGATTATACTAAAATTAAAGCATTTTTATTAGTTGATGATCTGGTTATTCTTGTTTATCGGGTCACAAAGAATTTTCCAACCGAAGAAAAATTTGGACTTGTACAACAAATAAGGCGCGCTATAATTTCGGTCGCTTCCAATATTGTAGAAGGATGCTATCGACAAAGTCAAAATGAATTTATTAGATTTCTTGAAATAGCTTTTGCATCACTTAAGGAATCCCATTATCAAATAAATATTTCCAATAGATTAGGGTATATCGATTCAATTACTTTTCAGCTGATAGACAAAAAAATGAATGAAGCAGAAAAAGTATTAGCTTCTTATTACAAATTCCATAAAAATGACAAGCAATTATGAATCAATCCCCCCACCACCACATTCCTACTTTCCTTTACACCTACATTCCTAAACGCCTATATGCCTACCAGCCTATATGCCTACCAGCCTAAACGCCTAAAACTGATTCTTCCACATCATACTCTCCACCGGAAGCCGAGTGCGGTGATTGTATTTGGCATTCGACTTTTTATTGTAATAATTTGAAATATCTCCTTCTACCGCAAAATAAATCAATTGTCCGATGGGCATGCCTGCATAAATGCGAACCGGCTGTACGCAGCTGATCTCCAATGTCCAGTTGTTGCAAAAACCCACATCACCTTTACCCGCAGTTGCATGAATGTCGATGCCAAGTCTGCCCACGCTGGATTTGCCTTCGAGGAAAGGCACAGCATGGTGAGTTTCAGTATATTCCTCTGTGACACCCAAATAAAGTGTTCCAGGTTGTATTACAAATCCTTCGTCAGGTATTTTGATATAAGTAATGGTATTGTGAACTTTAGCATCCAATTCTCGGGCATCATAGACTGCCAGGGTATCGCCAAGATGTACATCATATGAATTGGTACCCAGGTTTTCTTGACGGTAGGGCTCAATGACGATGTCGCCGGTTTCTATGGCTTCTAGTATTTTATTATCGCTTAGGATCATGGTTTATTCAATTTTCCAACAAATAATTTTTTGGTCATCACTTCCGGAACACAATATTTGAAGTTGTGGATACCAAACTAAGGCATTTACCGAGTGCTGATGGGCCGCAAAATTAGGTCTGGAAAGTTCTTTGACCAAATCATATTTTTCAGAATCCCAAATCCTGATGGATTTATCCCTGCTTGCCGTTGCTAACCAGGGCGTTCCGGTGAGTAAACAAATTTCATTCACACAAAACCAATGGGCTTCCAGTGATTGAAATGCTTCTGTAAAACCAGTGGAAATTTTCAATTGCGCATCAAGGCCACCTGTGATGAGCCTTCTATTTGAATGATCCAGGCACATTGAAAAAACAGCCGACTTATGTCTTGATGCCATTTTTTCAATATGATCAAAACCGGGTACATCCATAGCATACACATCGCCTAAATGGTCTCCAACATATAGTTTTGAAAGCGCTCCATCATAACTCATAGATCGCAGCCGTGTTTGACTGAGTTGATACTGATGCAATAATTTTACTTGCACCGGATCCCAAATGCTAATGATTCCATCTCCACCAATGCTAACAATGGATTCTCCGATGGCAATGATTTTATATATAGACCCCTGATGTGCTTTCAATCGGCGCACTGAGTCCGGAATTCCCATTGGAATGAAAAACAATTCTCCTTCCATACTTCCGGTTATTAAAATATTTTCAGCTTCCAGAAATAAAAGTGAAAATATCCTCGATTCCGTTTTAGCAATCAGCCGGCCATTTCCGGAAATGCTGGGATCCCACGCTGCGATCCAACCATCACCTCCTGCACTAAGAAGTTGCTTATTTGCACCGGTCGTCATCGCATAAATGGCTGATGTGTGACCTTCAAGAATGTGAATGGCTTGAATATTCATCGATAGCAATATAGCTTAATTTGATTGAAAACCTCCAACTTACTTTACTTTTAAAAAAAGGGCATTCCGTTATGCTGCCACGAAGGCTTAAAGACACAAAGTACCACGAAGAATTTCTTTGTGCAGCTTCGTGCCTTCGTGCCTTGGTGGCTATACGTCCCTACAAGCATTTAGTTAAGTTGCAATCCTACTCCTTATTTACCTTTTCAAAAAAAGGGCATTCCGTTATGCTGCTACGAAGGCTCAAAGACACAAAGGACCACGAAGAATTTCTTTGTGCAACTTCGTGTCTTCGTGCCTTTGTGGCTATACATCCCTTTATGTAATTCAGATGCTTATAAATGAAATAACAATTAAGTACACAAACCCCATTTGCAATCCAATCCTTAACTTTACGCTACAAACATTCATCCATTGAAAAAACACAATTTTTACGCCGGACCTGCCATTTTACCAAAGATTGTTTTGGAACAAGCAGCTAATGCCATTCATGAATTTGCGGGAATGGGTTTGTCCTTATTGGAAATATCCCACCGCAGTAAACAATTTGAAGCTGTTATTGACGAAGCCAGCAAATTGACACTCGAATTGATGGGCCTCGGTGATGATTACACAGTACTTTTTTTGTCGGGAGGTGCGAGCAGT from Saprospiraceae bacterium encodes the following:
- a CDS encoding alkaline phosphatase family protein yields the protein MRKVIFYLIDGARPDIMKILIDQGKLPAIKEFFYDVCGMCLATTCLPSTTGPAYLPFLTGQHPAAHHITGIRWFDKQAYFEKSRWSRNAMRSYCGYEAKYFNDDMNPEYPSLFEEVSNGFNIYNMITKGVDPKFDVTRKEKTGLYFRAHFYHEHHPVDLLGSRKLLESLDQEFDFIFAVFPSVDWDSHTYHYADERTIRAYEIADQSISEVVNRLKEKGIYEDTLMILASDHGLSSTHTHFDLGSFFKNQGYRVLEYPAIATLYPNVAVFISGNSFASIHFLDQKEIYWKDQLLRNHGSVIERLLANDAIDFIIYRNNERSLVVHNKFGYALVEANPDGSFFYQQETFDVLGLGNSPLTLSRENSLETTIQTNYPDSLFQISQIMNSHRAGDFIVSAKPGYDLRDYWEIPEHKGSHGSLHKEHMLVPVFANKEGILPQYCRTSDLHPTIKNWLGIKGMIND
- a CDS encoding flippase-like domain-containing protein, which encodes MTKENSNKIDEGNTPKNWNKLNVDTTLIRRGVLIFIFISVISFAALFFYTNTGKIVEVWSEVNWYYLALGCVFIFNDLYLGGLRNHIFIREFVPGISIIASVKANLANIFLGAATPTQTGGGAAQIYIFHKYGVSLADNISNSLFNWISTLIFFPLSGALAIYILEDTIPDGLVLQLTHFGFRVFATLFIVVLIGLLAPNFLGSFISFIGRSLKYVFRNTGHKISLWGMKAATTLKDYQNRYRIFFRQKPHLFLYSFLLTIILYFNKYALAYILLLAFEVQADFWTVISIQAVLYLLLYFSPSPGGSGIAEISIGVLMASILHEEYLASFALLYRSFLVFVPAMMGAYVLLHQLKQEATA
- a CDS encoding T9SS type A sorting domain-containing protein, encoding MKLSLQLFLIAISLLSFNAQSQDTITVQTITWDSAGREGWYTFPDLQTSEIERINLIYNIRCKNAQVGNGGVGCGEWDYSCNTFVTDTFRKDSVLQIQRKFVIPNFTGSEFYYSNNPTSNCISYFQKRGIYSGLSNEINGTIGTLDQNLKLKSETGKFYFLFTAAELSNANLKAGKIHGLRWNIVKSPGELSFLKIKMKNTRATSIQSTGFDLDNLTEVYFLNTPVPANGLQTLMFYNSFNWDGTSQILVEMSYNANPTAGEIELGSQTIQNVSVGANEKSYSLYQFGAAGFELEPQKLKQISNEVSIGFWAYGDPDIMPVNSSILEASDAQNNRQLNVHLPWSNGSVYWDCGNDGTGYDRIEKAAQAKDYEGQWTHWAFTKNVGTGVMQIYKNGILWHSGSGKRKAITVDKMKLASDINNQLSYFGRISHFAIWNKELDSLTIRNFMFDPGNNAHPAYNSLLYYLPLNDGDQNKLNDLSPNPATIPVATELNWYEEKGRNIVSGFQNLQARPVTTFIQGTINTFNLETISALEEFSTVKTPVTEYEILNGKPVVKNKFLVYPAGDFIIKDENGTPVDFKVVPEDGIFVMEDLKYQRYDPAKFEILSLVTPYGNGLDLTKDGKTFVFDITDYAPVLRGSKKISVEFGAWQEEMDLKFQFIKGKPAREVKEIQNIYAFQRGYIGNILNNEVFEPRNLKLHPDANSYKIRTTVTGHEQNGEFVSRSHFVRVDGNKSFRKFDFTVWKECADNPIFPQGGTWIFDRAGWCPGAASDVHQFDITSLGDPGSPVRIDYGLNGANMDAANYLVSCQLVSYGAAAYAKDAGIEAVIRPNVGRVEFERFNPACSRPAIQVKNFGSEDIRSLLIRYNVLGGRTLEFLYQGEIKPLEIKTIDLPVDHFDFWTNATTTLFEVEILKVNDINDENSRNNKMSSNFKLVRIFDFDPIFEIRTNNIAGDNSYRIKDMNGNILIEKKNLPAATTTQENLNVPNGCYTLEVDDQAQDGLSFWYYPNYGSGNSSIKRRVNNNVIPMVSFKPDFGAGFKYDFIVNKVTATDDESTSYVVSLYPNPVNDLVNLEVLGAEGQEAIIYLLNAAGQKVLMHSIPQDGNSVQKQFSLAGLAKGMYFMHIQLNDKILIRKLILD
- a CDS encoding four helix bundle protein, with the protein product MRDYTKIKAFLLVDDLVILVYRVTKNFPTEEKFGLVQQIRRAIISVASNIVEGCYRQSQNEFIRFLEIAFASLKESHYQINISNRLGYIDSITFQLIDKKMNEAEKVLASYYKFHKNDKQL
- a CDS encoding dCTP deaminase, whose product is MILSDNKILEAIETGDIVIEPYRQENLGTNSYDVHLGDTLAVYDARELDAKVHNTITYIKIPDEGFVIQPGTLYLGVTEEYTETHHAVPFLEGKSSVGRLGIDIHATAGKGDVGFCNNWTLEISCVQPVRIYAGMPIGQLIYFAVEGDISNYYNKKSNAKYNHRTRLPVESMMWKNQF